A window of the Budorcas taxicolor isolate Tak-1 chromosome 10, Takin1.1, whole genome shotgun sequence genome harbors these coding sequences:
- the MYEF2 gene encoding myelin expression factor 2, with product MADADKPEVVRAAGDDSPHRQPSEPPGEPRREPHPPEQEKQPPQHSSSSNGVKMENDESVKEEKSELKEKSTGNKKANRFHPYSKDKNSGTGEKKGPNRNRVFISNIPYDMKWQAIKDLMREKVGEVTYVELFKDAEGKSRGCGVVEFKDEEFVKKALETMNKYDLSGRPLNIKEDPDGENARRALQRTGGSFPGGHVPDMGSGLMNLPPSILNNPNIPPEVISNLQAGRLGSTIFVANLDFKVGWKKLKEVFSIAGTVKRADIKEDKDGKSRGMGTVTFEQAIEAVQAISMFNGQFLFDRPMHVKMDDKSVPHEDYRSHDSKAPQLPRGLGGIGMGLGPGGQPISASQLNIGGVMGNLGPSGMGMDGPGFGGMNRIGGGIGFGGLEAMNSMGGFGGVGRMGELYRGAMTSSMERDFGRGDIGINRGFGDSFGRLGSAMIGGFAGRIGASNMGPVGSGISGGMGGMNSVTGGMGMGLDRMSSSFDRMGPGIGAILERSIDMDRGFLSGPMGSGMRDRIGSKGNQIFVRNLPFDLTWQKLKEKFSQCGHVMFAEIKMENGKSKGCGTVRFDSPESAEKACRIMNGIKISGREIDVRLDRNA from the exons ATGGCTGACGCCGACAAGCCTGAGGTGGTTAGGGCCGCTGGCGACGACAGCCCGCATCGGCAGCCCTCGGAGccgccgggcgagccccggcgaGAACCTCACCCGCCCGAGCAGGAGAAGCAGCCTCCGCAGCACAGCAGCAGCTCCAATGGCGTTAAAAT GGAGAATGATGAATCAGTCAAAGAAGAGAAatctgaattaaaagaaaaatctacagGGAATAAGAAGGCCAATAGATTCCATCCTTATTCAAAAGATAAGAATTCAGGCACTGGAGAAAAGAAGGGTCCAAATCGTAACAGAGTTTTTATTAGCAACATCCCATATGACATGAAATGGCAAGCTATTAAAGATCTAATGAGAGAAAAAG TTGGTGAGGTTACATACGTGGAGCTCTTTAAGGATGCGGAAGGAAAATCAAGG GGTTGTgg tGTGGTTGAATTCAAAGATGAAGAATTTGTCAAGAAAGCACTAGAGACAATGAACAAATATGATCTTAGTGGAAGACCGTTGAATATTAAAGAG GATCCTGATGGAGAAAATGCTCGTAGGGCATTGCAACGAACAGGAGGATCATTTCCAGGAGGACATGTACCCGATATGGGGTCGGGATTGATGAATTTACCGCCTTCCATTCTCAATAATCCAAACATTCCTCCTGAGGTTATCAGTAATTTGCAGGCTGGTAGACTTGGTTCCACAATTTTTGTTGCTAAT CTTGACTTCAAAGTTGGTTGGAAGAAGCTAAAGGAAGTGTTCAGCATAGCTGGAACTGTAAAGCGGGCAGATATTAAAGAAGACAAAGATGGCAAGAGCAGAGGAATGGGCACAGTCACTTTTGAACAAGCAATTGAAGCAGTTCAAGCAATTT CTATGTTCAATGGGCAGTTTTTGTTTGATAGACCTATGCATGTGAAAATG GATGACAAGTCTGTCCCTCATGAAGACTACCGGTCACATGACAGTAAAGCGCCGCAGTTGCCAC GTGGTCTTGGAGGCATTGGAATGGGACTTGGTCCAGGTGGACAACCTATTAGTGCCAGCCAGTTGAACATAGGTGGTGTAATGGGAAATTTAGGTCCAAGTG GTATGGGAATGGATGGTCCAGGTTTTGGAGGAATGAATAGAATTGGAGGAG GAATTGGGTTTGGTGGTCTGGAAGCAATGAATAGCATGGGAGGATTTGGAGGAGTTGGTCGAATGGGAG AGCTATACCGTGGTGCGATGACTAGTAGCATGGAGAGAGATTTTGGACGTGGTGATATTGGAATAAATCGAGGCTTTGGAGATTCCTTTGGTAGACTTG GCAGTGCAATGATTGGAGGGTTTGCAGGAAGAATAGGAGCTTCTAACATGGGTCCAGTAGGATCTGGAATAA GTGGTGGAATGGGTGGCATGAACAGTGTGACTGGAGGAATGGGGATGGGACTGGATCGGATGAGTTCCAGCTTTGATAGAATGGGACCAGGTATAGGAGCTATACTGGAGAGAAGCATCGATATGGATCGAGGATTTTTATCGGGTCCGATGGGAAGCGGAATGAGAGACAGAATAGGCTCCAAAGGCAACCAGATATTTGTCAGAAAT CTGCCTTTTGACTTGACTTGGCAGAAACTAAAAGAGAAATTCAGTCAGTGTG